The DNA region GGCCCTCGCCGACTTCGAGGCGGCCACACCTGCGGGCGGGCTCACGGGCGGGGAGGCCGCGCACAACCGCGCCACCCTGCTCGTGCAGCTCGGGCGCCACGCCGACGCGGAGCGCAGCCTCGACGAGGCGGTCGCCGCCTTCCGCGAGGCGGGCGACCTGCGGCGCGAGGCCCGCAGCCTGGAGACGCTGGGGGCGCTGCAATTCGGCCGGGGCCTGTTGCAGGAGGCGCTGGAGCCGTACGGGCAGGTGCTCCTGCTGCTGGAGGGCGAACACCCGGGGGACACGGCCCTCACCCACGTCAACCTCGCCGAGGTCCACGCCCTGCTGGGGGACGCCTCCGGGGCCCGCGCCCACCTCGACCGGGCCCGGGCGCTCGCCGAACGCTGCAACCTCCCGCACCTCGGCGGGTGGGCGGCGCGGGTGCAGGCCCTGCTCGCCCTGCACGCCGGGGTGCCCGGGGTGGCGCGCGGCCTGCTGGAACACCCCAGCACCCCCGACCGCAGCCTGCACGCCGAAACTCACCTGTTGCTCGCCCGCACCCTGCGCGAACTCCGGGAGCCGGAGGCCGCCCGGGAGGCGCTCGCCGAGGCCCGCACGCTCGGCCTGCGCGCCGACCTGGAGGCCGCGTTGCAGGGGGACGGCGACCTGGGCGAGGTGGTCGAGGCCGCCCGCCGGGAGGACGCCCGCCTCGAACTCGCCACGGCCCTGCTGCACCGCGCCCGCCCGGAGGACCTTCAGGAGGCGCTGGGCCTGATCCGCGCGCACGGCTACCGGCCCCTGCTGGAGAGCCCCGCCGCCCACCGCCTCGTGGCCCACGTTCAGGACGACGCTGCCCGGGCGCTCTTTCCGCTCGTGCTGCGGACCCTGGGCCCGCTGCGCCTCAGTCACGCGGGCCGCACCTGGCGCTCGGAGGACTTTCCCACCCGCAAGAGTGCGGCCCTGCTCGTGGCGCTGGCCCTCTCGGGGCGTTCCCTGCCGCGCGAGGCCCTCGCCGAACGCTTCTGGCCGGACGCCAAGAACCCGCTCGCCAGCCTCCAGACGGCGATGTACCACCTGCGCAGCACCTTCGGCGTGAACCTCATCAGCTCCGCGCGGGGGCGGCTGACCCTCACCTTCCCGGTGCAGAGCGACCTCGCCGACCTGCACGAGGCGCTCAAGGCGCGCGACCTGGAGCGGGTCGGCGCCCTGATCCGCCGCGAGGCCGCGCCCCCCGCCGTGCTGCCGGACCTCGCGGCCGAACTCCACGAGGAGCGCGAGCTGGCCGAGCGGCTGCTGCACGACGCCCTCCAGGCTTACGCCGACGCCCAGCCCGAGGAGAGTCTGGAGCGGCGCGACGCCCTGCGCTCCCTGATCGCCGCCGACCCCCTGAACATCGAGGCCCGCACCCGACTGGTGGACTGGCACCTGAGCCAGGGCGACCCCGAGAGCGCCGGGCAGGAACGCGCCCGCGTGAACGACATCCTGGAGGAACTGGGCGCCTCCTGAGCCAAAAAGAAAACTCCCTCTGGAAGGGAGTCTTTCGCTGGTCGAGGCGGCGAGATTTGAACTCACGACCCCTACCACCCCAAGGTAGTGCGCTACCAGGCTGCGCTACGCCTCGACGGCCAGCCCCAAGACTATAGATGGCCCCCGATCAGGCGTCAAGAGTGAGCGGATCAGCGTATCCTGCCCCCCGTGACAAGGTTGAATTTCGAGGAGAAGCTGCGCAATTACGCGCGGCTCGCGGTGCGGGTAGGTCTGGGCGTGCGGGGGGGGCAGCGCGTCCTCGTCCAGGCCCCGGTGGACACGGCGCCGCTCGCCCGACTCATCGTCCGCGAGGCCTACGCGGCGGGTGCGAGCTTCGTGGACGTGCGCTGGGACGACGACGACGTGCAGCTCGCCCGCTTCTCGCTGGCGCCCGAGGGGTCTTTCGACGGGATCAGCCGCTGGCGGGTGGAGGCCGAGAAGGAGACGGCGGAGGCGGGCGGGGCCGTCATCGCCATCCGCGCGACCAACCCCAACCTCTACGCGGGCGTGGACCCCGCGCGGGTGACGACCCACCAGCGGGCCCTCGCCGCCTACCGCAGGCCCTACACCGAGCAGGTGATGACCAACCGCCTGAACTGGAACCTGATCTCCGCCCCCGTGCCCGAGTGGGCCGAGCTGATGTTCCCCGGCGTGTCCCGGGAGGAGGCGGTCCAGAAGCAGTGGGACGCCATCTTCGCCGCCACCCGCGCCGACCAGCCCGACCCGGTGGCCGCCTGGCAGGCTCATCTCGCCGATCTGAAGCGGCGCCGGGAGACCCTGACGGGGCGGCAGTACGCGGCCCTGCACTTCCGGGGAGGGGAGACCGACCTCACCGTGGGCCTCGCCGACGATCACATCTGGGGTGGCGGCGCGGCGGACACGCCCTTGGGGATCACCTTCACGGCGAACATTCCCACCGAGGAGGTCTGGACCGCCCCCCACCGCGAGCGGGTCGACGGGGTGGTCGTGAGCACCAAGCCACTCTCCTACAACGGCGTCCTGATCGAGGGCATCCGCATCCGCTTCGAGGGCGGGCGCGTGGTGGAGGCGACCGCGAGAACGGGCGAGGAGACCCTGGCTCAGATGATCGACACCGACGAGGGCAGCCACCGCCTCGGGGAGGTCGCGCTGGTGCCGAATTCCAGCCCGATCAGCCGCTCGGGCCTGTTCTTCTTCAACACCCTCTACGACGAGAACGCCGCCTCCCACATCGCCATCGGCAACGCCTACCGCTTCAACGTGCGGGGCGGGGTGGACATGACGGTCGAGGAGTTCAACGCCAAGGGGGGCAACGACAGCCTCACCCATGTGGACTGGATGATCGGCAGCGGCGAGATGGACGTGGACGGGATCACCAAGGAAGGCGGGCGCGAGGCGGTGATGCGGTCCGGGGAGTTCGTGATCTAGCCGTCAGCCCTCAGCGGTCAGCCGTCAGCAAAAGAGGGGTCCTGCGACGTTGTTCGACGTGCGAGTCCCCTCTTTTTCCACGCACCACTGCCTACTGACCACTCACCACGTTCACCCCTGCTGAGCCGCCAGCGCCGCCCCGATCACTCCGGCGTCCGTACCGAGCTGGGCGCGGCGGATGGTGACGGGGGCGAAGGGCCCGGCGTACTCGTCGGCGGCAGCCTGGACGCCCTGGAAGAAGGGGTCGCCGACACTGGCGACGCCGCCGCCGATCACGAAGACCTCCGGGTCGAGGATCTTTTGCAGGTCGGCCAGCGCCACGCCGATGGCCTTCATCGCCTGATTCACCACCCGGCGGGCGGCGGGGTGACCCTGGGCGGCTAAGGCGAAGGCCTCGGCGGTCGAAACGTCGCGGTTCAGCGCGTAGCTCGCGTCGCGGGCGATGGCGGTGCCGCTGGCGACGGCCTCCAGCGCCCCGTCGAGGCCCGCCCCGCTCACCGGGCCGCCGGGCATGACGGTGATGTGGCCGATCTCCCCGGCGATCCCATGCCGCCCGCGCCAGATCTTGCCGCCCAGCACGATTCCCGAGCCGATGCCGGTGCTCACCGTCACGTACACGCTGCTCTCGGTGCCACGCGCCGCGCCCAGGTACGCCTCGGCGAGGGCGGCGGCCTTGGCGTCGTTCTCCAGCACGACCCGCTGGGCGAGGCGGTCGCGCAGCCCGTCCACGAGCGGCACGTCGATGAAACCGTAGATGTTGGGGGCGAACTTGACCCGGGTGCGGTCGCTGCTCAGAGGTCCGGGCACCCCCACGCCGACGAGGGTGGCGTCCGGGTGCCGCCCCTGAAGCTCGCGCACCTGGGCGGCGACGGCATCGAGGACGCCCTCCCAGCCGGTCTCGGGGGTGGGCTGCACGTGGCGGTCGTGGAGTTCTCCGGCGCGCAGGACGCCGGTGGCGATCTTCGTGCCGCCGACATCCACGCCGATGCTAGCTTGATTCACTGCTTCACCTCGAAAAGGGGGACAGGGAGCCCGGTCAAAACGGGCCGGGGGGAGTGAACGACCTTGCGGCCCGCACTCTACCCCGGCCCCGTCGCGGGCGGCAGGACCGCTCTATGTCGGGGGCGCCCCATCCTCCCCGTCCCCCAGCAGGACCAGCGCCTCGCGGAGTTGGACCTCGGGCACGTACAGGCCCACGTCGCCCATGTAGCCGCCCGTCTCGATCTCGATGACCGGGCTGCCCATCGCCCACTGGAAGGGGGTCCGCACCACGCTCACCACGCCGCCGCTCATGAGGGTGCGCCGCCAGCCCTCGGCGAGCAGGCGCGGCAGGGTGTCGAGCCGCACCCACACGTCCCCCTGGTACATCACCCGGTCCTCGAAGCGCGCCCGGCCGCTCACGTCGCCACACCCTCGGCACTCGGCTGGACGAGCAGCGGGGCAAGGGCCCCCCGCACCCGCTCAGGAAGGGGTTCGGGGCGGTGAGCGGCGTCCACCCTCACCTGCACGGTGCGGGCGTAGGCGCAGGGCTCGCCGTCCGCCAGGAGGCGCGAGACGACCGTCCAACTCGTGCGGCCCACCCTCTCGACCAGGTTTTCCACGACGACCCGCTGGCCCCACAGGACCTCGCGGCGGTAGTCGAGTTCGAGGCGGGCGATCACCGAATGGTCCTCCGTGTCGCGCACCCCGAGGTCGCCCATCAGGATCACCCGCGAAGTCTCCAGGTACTGCACGTACACGGCGTTGTTGAGGTGGCCCATCGCGTCGATGTCGCCGTAGCGCATCTGGATCTCGGCGCGGTGGGCGCGGGTCCAGTCGGGGGCGGCCCAGTTGAGGGGAGCTGGGGACTCGGCCTCGCCGCGCGGGGAGGAGGGGGTGCCGCTCGTCATGGGGCCATTATGCCGGGCGCCCCCAGTTCTCCTGGCGCGCGGCGCTATGCTCTGCCCCATGACCGCCCCCGACCCGCCGCCCTCCCACCCCGACCGTGGCCTGCTCTCGCGCTGGCGCCAGGTCCGGCGACTGCCCTTCACGTTGATGCTCGCCTCCCTGCTCGCCGGGTTGGGGATCGTGCAGCTCACCTTCCAGATCGGCAACCTGGGCTACCGCAGCGTGACCTGGCTGCGCGAGACGCGGGCCACCCAGGAGCGCGTGGCGGCGCTGGAGCGCGACGTGCGCGTGCTCCAGGAGGCCGTGGCCGCCGCCGACGACCCCACGTATCTCGAACAGCTCGCGCGCTGCCAGGGCTTCGTGGGGGCCCAGGAGGACGTGATCGTCGCGGTGGGGGCTCCCGAGACGCCAGGCGAGACGACGGGCGAGAACTGCGTGGTGCGGCGCCTGCCCTGAGCCGGGCACGCCGACGGGCGGGTCGGGGGCGTATGCTGCCGGGGTATGTCACTCGTCGTGCTGGTCACGGTTCCTCCCGAACGCGCCCATGAACTCGCGCGCACGCTCGTCGCCGAACGGCTGGCGGGCTGCGTGAACGTCGTGGGCGGTCTCCACAGCGTCTACCGCTGGGAGGGCGACATCGCCGAGGACCCCGAGTCGCTCCTCATCATCAAGACCACCGGGGAACGTTACCCCGACCTGGAGGCGCGGGTGCGGGCCATGCACCCCTACGAGATCCCCGAGATCATCGCCCTCCCCTTCGACCGCGCCCTCCCCGAGTTCCAGAGCTGGCTTCTCGCCAGCACCACCCTGCGGGGCGAGTAGGCCTTTGCCTCCAGCACGTTGAACTGGGTCCAAAGACTTGCGGTTGCGAGTACTTTCATAGATAAACACCGGCTTAAGGTCCTACACTGACGTATGACCGTGCACTGGGAGGAGGCGTCGCGGGATCAGGCCGCGCCGTCCGGCCCGTCCTCCGCCCAGGCACCGCTGGAAGTGCTCGCCCTGCTGCAGGGCAGTGACCCAACCCTGATCCTGGAACGGGTGGAGGAGCGCCCGGCCCGCGAGGCGGCCTGGCCGGGTGCGGCCTGGCGGGTGGCCTTTGCGAACCACGCCTTCGCGCGGCTGCTGGGGCAGACGCCGGACACCCTGCGCGGCCTCACGCTGGAGGCCCTGTTCGCGGGGGCCGGGGAGAGCCTGCGGGCCGCCTTTCCGGATGCGGCGGACCTCGCCGCCCGGGGGCAGCCCTTCCGGGTGGACCTGCCCCTGCGTTCGGAGGACATTCGCTGGATGGAGGCCCAGGTCACGCCCCTGCGGCTGGGAGAGGGCAGCCCGCAGGGGACCGGCGGCGCGGTGACCCACTGGCTCGCCGTCCTGCGCGACGTGACGGCGCAGCGCCAGGCCCTCGCGCTCGCCACCGGGCACACCCGCGCCATGCATCTCGCGGCGCAGGGCGCTCCCCTGCCCGAGATCCTGGGCGCCCTGATCGCCACCCTCGACGAACGCCTGCCCGGCAGCGCCGCGTGCGCCTCGCTGTGCGAGGGTGAGGACCTCGTTCTGATCGGTCCGCCGCGCCTGCCGCCCCTGCCGCGCGAGGTCCGGGGGCCCGCGCGGGAGGCGCGCCCCTTCTCCTGCGGGGGGGCAGTCTTCGAGGAAAAGCCGGTGCTCGCCCTCACACCGGAGGGATTCCCCGAGGCCCTGCGCGAGAATCTCGTCGGGGCGGGGTACCGCCGGGCCTACAGCGTCCCCATCCGTGAGGCGGGCGGGCCGGTGCTGGGGGCGCTGACCCTGTACGGGCGCCGGGCCGCCCCGCCTCACCCCACCGAGGCGGACCTCCTCGCGCAGTTCGCGGACCTCGCCGCCCTCCTGATCGCCCGGCGCCAGGCCCTGCGCCGCCTCGAACACCTCGCTTTCCACGACGGGCTGACCGGCCTGCCCAACCGGGCGCGTTTCATGGCCGTGCTGGAGGAGGCCTGCGCGGGCCTGGCCGGGCCGTCCCGGTCGGCGGGAGGCGGGGGGGCCTTCGCGGTGGGGGTGCTCGACCTCGACGGGTTCAAGCTCGTGAACGACGCCTACGGGCACGCCGCCGGGGACGGGCTGCTCGTCACGCTCGCCGGGCGGCTCACCGCAGCCCTGCCCCCGGAGGTCCTCGCGGCCCGCATGGGCGGCGACGAATTCGCGCTGTTCGTGCCCGGCGCCACTCTCCGGCGGCTGGGGGCCGTCAAGCGCCGGGTGCGCGCGGTCCTGGGCACCCCCTTCCCGCTTGGGGCGGCGACCGTGCGGCTCGGCGGCAGCCTGGGCTGGAGCCTCGCGCCCGGGGAGGCCCGGACGCCCGACGCCCTGCTGCGGGTCGCCGACGGCGCGATGTACGGGGTCAAGCGGGTGACCCACTCCGCCCGGGGAGGCCCCCAGAAAAAAGCGCCCCCCGGGTGGGAGGCGACCCTGGCGGGCCCTGAGGGACTTGAACCCTCGACCTACGGTTTTGGAAGGCGCAGCGGCACCCCCAAGCCCAACTGAGTTGTTCCGAGCGGTTCCGATGTGTATCGGCTGGGCGCCGAAGTGATCCCGTCCAAAAGGCACGGGTTCATCGTCTCCAAACGCCGTGGATGAGGAGGTGTCGAGCGGACCGTCCGTCGAGAAACAGTGTCGTGGACGAGGCTTGAGAGGGTGGCACGGGTCGAAGGCATGACAAGACCCGCCATCTTCGGCGGGCTCGCTGGGACTCGGGGATCAGGATTCGGGAGGGGGTTGCTGCCTTGCTCTGGTTCTCAAGTCCCAGGGCAAGGCGTGTTCAGACGCAGGCAGGCGTCCGCTTGAAGACGGGGAACGGGAAATGTGGGTGGCCTGCCTTCCCCTTCGCCGTTCTTCCGTCGTGCAGGAGGCCTGGGAAGCTCGCGGGGCCGTGCCCCAACGTGCCGGTGCGACTGTCCGCGCCTGCCGCCGCTGCTCGGTACAGCGGAAAAAGCCCCGGCTCATGTGCGGAGCCACCCACCGACTTCACCCGGTCGGCCTGAGTTTTCGGGGTGGACATGGTGTACGCGACACACCCCCGGGAGACCAGGAACACCCGTCCGCATTCGGCGGGCCCCCGGTGCGGATACGGGTGTGTTGGGGTACGGGTGAGTTCCTGCCGAACGGTGCGAGGTCCGAGGAGGCTTTTACGGAGTTCTTGAGGGGTGACCTGTACGGTGCCAGGCATGACGGCCAGGTATGACGAAAGTCGAGGAGTTCGCCGATCTGTTGCTGTTGCAGCGGTGCCTGCTGCTCGAACTGGCTGACCTGACTTCGGCTCCCGGAGCACTGCCCTTGGCGAGAACTCAACCTCGGCCGCTCCGGCCAGTCCATCCGTTCGGCCCTGGAGCACGACCAGGCCAGCAACCGCCTCCTTCTGTTGTACAGCGACCTCCTGCCCCAGCTCCAAGACAGCGTCATCGCCATGAACAAGGATGTCCAGGACCTGCGCAAGCTGCTGGTCGACCTCGACCACGACGAGGAGAACAAGCCTCCCCAGCATCGTTGGTTGAACTGATGTCGACCCTGCTCACCGCAGAACACAGGCCCTGATGCCCTGGTAGTACCGTCCTCCAGTCTTGACCGTCAGCACCTCCATGTAGGACCGGTCCTTGGCGAGGTAGAGGTGTGCGCCCCCGGCTGGGGTCCGGACAAACCGGGTGATCGGCACCTCCAGCTTCTGGTAAAGCTCCACCAGGGAGGTGACGGCGAGGTCGGCGGCCAGCTTGGCTTGGGCGGCGGTGATGTTGGGCGGGGCGGGGTTGAGTTTGATCCCGTAGGTCTTGCAGCCCCGCCCGGTAAACGCCCGGGCGTTGGTGTCGATGACGGTGCGCTGGGCTGACGTGGCGGGGCTCATGTTGGGAAGGGTCTGAGCATGGGCTGGGCCAGCGAGCAGGGCGGCGAAAAGTGAGATTGTTCGCATAACTCGGTCCAGCGTATTCGGCCAGCGTCCCGAGCGGCGCTCGACTTGTCTTGCGCCCCCCAGTGCTGCCCTGGGTCCCCCCCGGTGCGCGGCGCCCAGCTGATGTGCTCGGCCGCGACCCGGCGCTGCCCTCACCGGGCGACTGGCAGCCGGTTGTACTTCGCCCCCAGCCGGGCGACCAACTCGTCCACAAGCGCCCCGGCTCGCCCGGTGAACCGGAACACCACCTGTGTCCGCAGTGGCGTTTGCGTCCCCGTCACGGTCACGTTCATCCGGTGCACGTCCGGCTCGCCCGTCGTCACGCGCGGGCTGCGCGCCTGGGCCGTGATCGTCCCGGTCGCCGCGTTGCTGACGACCGTCCACGGTCCCGACGCCTCCCGCTCCACGAAGTCGCCCCCCAGCGAGAGGCCCGGTCGGTAGCGAGGCACGCCGGGGTCCAGCCGGAGGGAGACGAGCACGTCGGTGAACACCTGCTCGGGCGGCGCCTCGTACGCCACGATGACGGTTTCCTCCCCGGGGGTGACGGGCTGGGTGACGGTGGTCGTCCTGGGAGCGCAGGCGGCCAGCAGGAGGGGAAGGGCGAGCATCAGCTTCTTCATGGGAGGCCTCCTGGCGACAGCCCGTGAGGATGGAGGGGGTCGCCTGGGTGTCAGGTGAGGAGTGTTGCCAGCCTACTGCACGACGCTCGCGCGCCGGTACATTGCTGCCCTCACGGCGAGCGGGAGGTGACCCACGGCCCGCCCCCTGGGACGCATGGCCGGTAGATGCCGCTGTGCCCATGAGGAACGGGCGCAGCAGACCGTCGCAGAACGTATGAGGGCCCAGGGCGTTAGGCAAGCGAACCTCGGCGAGCTGGTCGGCAGAGCGCAGCCGAATGTGCAGCGGCTGTCGGTAGGCCGGGTCGGAATTGTGCCGGAAAGCTCAGCGGGTCCTCAACGCCCTGGGGAACTGATCGCCGTGCTCGGGAAGGAAGGCTGAACCCTCGATGTGTACCGGCATGTCCTGAACAACGAACGCCGGGCCCTGGTGGTCGCTCTGTTCGAGAGGGCGCCGCCTCCCTGGAAGGCTCGGCCCAGGGTGGTGAATCGAACCCATTCCACAGCTCCTGCACCCGAGGGCCGGAACTGGCGCGATCAGGGGGTTCAAGAATGCGAAACTCCCGCTCAGCACGGGAGTTTTTCCTGGCGGGCCCTGAAGGACTTGAACCCTCGACCTACGGTTTTGGAGACCGCCGCTCTACCAACTGAGCTAAGGACCCAGCACGCCGCTTGGGAGGTGACCCCGCACGCGAGCCCGGGCAGCATAGCAAAGCCCCCGGGAGCACGCAAGGGTAGCGAGAACGCCCGGGGGCGGGTTTACGAGCCCGTTTGAAAAGGGTCCTCATCGTCGGTGGAGTGCGCCGGGAGGTCGTCTGCGTTGCCCCCTCTGCTGCGTAGCTCCGCGAGTCTCGCGGTGCGAGCTGTACCCGTCCCCCGCGAGGGGGAGGAGCAACCATCTCGTCTTCATCATGTCGGTGAGAAGCCGGGTCCGACTCTTAAAACACGCTCTAAAAGGTCGGCTGGCCGGGGCCTCCTTCACCCGGGGAGGCTCTTTGCCCTCAGATCAGCCCCCCGCCCAGCATCAGCCGCAGCGCCCCCAGGAGGGCCACGACTGCGCTGAGGGTCAGGGCCCCCCGGTCACGGGCGAGGGCGCCGAAGATCAGCCCCAGCACGGCGGGCGGCAACACGAAGAGCCAGTTCAGCCACCCGAAGAAGGGCAGCAGCCCCAGCAGCAGCCCGAGCGCGGCGAGGATGCCGAAGATCAGGGACAGAGTTCTCATGCCTCCAGTACGGTGAAGGCCGCCTCGAGGTTGCGTGTGGCAACTGCGTTCCTCCACCACCCCGGCGGGGAGGCGGGGAGCTAGGCTGCCCCCCGTGCCCCCCAAGACCTCCCCTCTTCCCGACGGTGCCTATGAACGCGCCCCGCTCGTGCTCTCGGCGCTGGAGGCCCTGTACCCGGACGCCCGCACCGAACTCGTCTTCCGCACTCCCTTCGAGCTGCTCGTCGCCACTGTCCTGAGCGCCCAGGCGACCGACGTGAGCGTCAATGCCGCCACACCCGCGCTGTTCGCCCGTTACCCCGACGCCCACGCGATGAGCGGGGCCAGCCCCGAAGACCTCGAACCCCTGATCCGCGCCATCGGCCTGTCGCGGGCCAAGGCGCGCAACCTCGCGGCCCTCGCCCGGCTCCTCGTCGAGCGGCACGGCGGCGAGGTGCCGAACGACTTCGAGGCGGTCGTCGCCCTGCCCGGTGCCGGGCGCAAAACCGTCAACGTGGTCCTGAGCAACGCCTACGGCTATCCCGCCATCGCCGTGGACACCCACGTGGGCCGCCTCGCCCGCAGGCTCGGCCTGAGCGCGCACACCAATCCCGACCGGGTGGAGGCCGACCTGGGGCAGCTCTTCCCCCGGGAGCGCTGGGTCTTCTTGCACCACGCCCTGATCCTGCACGGGCGCCGCGTCTGTGTGGCCCGCCGCCCGCGTTGCGCCGAGTGCGCGATGCTCGCCTTCTGTCCGCAGATCGGGGTGGAGGCGTGAGGAGCAGAGGGCTGGCGTGACCTGGCGCTTCTCCCGCCAACTCTGGCTGTACCTCGCCTCGGCCTTCACCTTCGGGCTGTCGCAGGCGTTCGCGGCGCTCTTTCTCAACTTCTACCTGCGGGCGCTGGGACTCGGGGCCGCTCTCGCAGGGGCGCTCGTGCAGGGGGCGGGGGCGGCGCTGCTCTCGGTCTCCGGGTCGCCCTTCATGGCGAACCACAGCGACGAGTCGACCCGCGTGACCCTGTTCAGCGTGCAAAGCGCCCTGATGACCGGCGCGGGCTTCCTGGGCAACCTCCTGGGCGGGCGGGTGCCCGGGGCCTACGCGGCCGCAACCGGCACGGCCCCAGACAGTCTGGAGGCGTTGCGGGCCGCGCTGCTCGTCTCGGCGGCCTTCCAGATCGCGGGGCTGCTGCCGGTGCTCCTCCTGCATCCCAGCGGCAAGCCGCGCCCGGGGGGCCGTTCCCTCGCCGTGCGCGACAGGCTCACGATGATCCGGCTGGTGGCCCCGAATGTCCTCGTGGGGCTGGGGGCGGGGGCGACCATCCCCTTTCTCAACGCGTTCATCGAGGGCAAATTCGGGGTGGACTACGCTGGGCTTGGGACCCTCTTCGCCTGGATGAGCCTCGCCACGGCGGCCACCGCCCTGCTGCAACCCCTGCTCGTGCGGCGGCTCGGGCAACTCACCGCCGTGCTCGTCGTGCAGGCGGCGAGCCTGCCCTTCCTGGCCGTGCTGGGCTATGCGCCGCAGTTCTGGATGGTGAGTGCGGCGCTTCTTACGCGCGGCGCCCTGATGAACGCGGCGGGCCCGGTCTACACCGCCTACGCGATGTCCGCCCTCCCCGAGGAGGACCGCCCGATGTCCTCCGGGGTCAACCTGATCGCCTGGGACGCGGGCTGGGCCGTGAGCAGCCTCATGTCCAGGGTGGTGCGGGGGCGCTGCCCTTCGGCGTGGCCTTCAACGTGCTGTTCGCCTGGACCCTGCTGATGTACGCGGGGAGCGTCGTGCTGATCTACCTGGGGCTGTACCGCCCGGCCCGCCGCAGCGGACACCCGGCGGCGCGGGCGAGCGCGGGCCCCACCTCCTGAGGATATGGTCAGGGGACCCCCGTTCCCGGGGCACTTCCTGAAGGTGCTCCCGGCGCCCGGCGCGTCAGGCGGGGGTACACTGGCCCCGATGAGTGACACCGGACCCTTTCAGCGCCTGTACCGTGTCCAGCAGCTCGACCTGGACCTCGACCGGCTGCGGGCGGAAGAGGCCAGCATTCCGGAGCCCCTGCGGGAGGCCCGCGCCGGGCAGGAGCGCCTGAACAACGAGCTGGAGGACACCGAGATCACCCTGGAGGGCGTGGAGAAGAGAATCCGGCAGCTCGAACAGGACCTCGCCGGGACCCGAGACCAGATGGCCCGGGCCCGCGAGGAGCAGGACAAGAACGCCTTCGACGCCCGCACCCAGTCCCAGTACGGCAGCCGCATCCAGATGCTCGGGGAACGCGCCGAGGAGATGGAGGAGGACCTCGCGCCCTTGCGTGAGCGGGCCCGCGACCTGGGCAACCGGGCCGCCGAACTGCGCGCCGAGCACCGCGCCCTGCGCCCCCGCCTCGCCGAACTGGAAGCTCAGGACGAGGCCCGCGTGGGGGGGTTGCGCGACCAGGGCGCCGGGATGCGCGAGGAACGCGCCACGCTCGTCGCCTCCCTCGACTCCCGCACGGTCAAGGAGTACGACCTGATCCGCCGGGCCAAG from Deinococcus aetherius includes:
- the cutA gene encoding divalent-cation tolerance protein CutA, giving the protein MSLVVLVTVPPERAHELARTLVAERLAGCVNVVGGLHSVYRWEGDIAEDPESLLIIKTTGERYPDLEARVRAMHPYEIPEIIALPFDRALPEFQSWLLASTTLRGE
- a CDS encoding cell division protein FtsB codes for the protein MTAPDPPPSHPDRGLLSRWRQVRRLPFTLMLASLLAGLGIVQLTFQIGNLGYRSVTWLRETRATQERVAALERDVRVLQEAVAAADDPTYLEQLARCQGFVGAQEDVIVAVGAPETPGETTGENCVVRRLP
- a CDS encoding tetratricopeptide repeat protein, which gives rise to MFPLPERLRTRLEAAPGPVIAPVDVGAGQEALVAWARARGLATTREPPGEHLEGWLWWPHRRSEVGRWARESPLPHPPLVLTGADTLYPEEEWHARLAPAERWAAETFALSGGWPAALPLALALAEGGDAPGPGREEWYRHPLASALFAPLLPPEPLLAACRALALAPLVTPEVEAALNVPAELVAALADGGWLWAAPGGWRLPGVLRRYLCPLPDPETARRVAPLLHRAGHTANALTLLREAAAWEEHLTLLARTLRANAGTDALRSTLRALPPHWREQPPALYLAGLLARASGDLGRAETLYSRALPALAPALQPLAHNARGVVRALRGDAGGALADFEAATPAGGLTGGEAAHNRATLLVQLGRHADAERSLDEAVAAFREAGDLRREARSLETLGALQFGRGLLQEALEPYGQVLLLLEGEHPGDTALTHVNLAEVHALLGDASGARAHLDRARALAERCNLPHLGGWAARVQALLALHAGVPGVARGLLEHPSTPDRSLHAETHLLLARTLRELREPEAAREALAEARTLGLRADLEAALQGDGDLGEVVEAARREDARLELATALLHRARPEDLQEALGLIRAHGYRPLLESPAAHRLVAHVQDDAARALFPLVLRTLGPLRLSHAGRTWRSEDFPTRKSAALLVALALSGRSLPREALAERFWPDAKNPLASLQTAMYHLRSTFGVNLISSARGRLTLTFPVQSDLADLHEALKARDLERVGALIRREAAPPAVLPDLAAELHEERELAERLLHDALQAYADAQPEESLERRDALRSLIAADPLNIEARTRLVDWHLSQGDPESAGQERARVNDILEELGAS
- a CDS encoding diguanylate cyclase domain-containing protein, producing MTVHWEEASRDQAAPSGPSSAQAPLEVLALLQGSDPTLILERVEERPAREAAWPGAAWRVAFANHAFARLLGQTPDTLRGLTLEALFAGAGESLRAAFPDAADLAARGQPFRVDLPLRSEDIRWMEAQVTPLRLGEGSPQGTGGAVTHWLAVLRDVTAQRQALALATGHTRAMHLAAQGAPLPEILGALIATLDERLPGSAACASLCEGEDLVLIGPPRLPPLPREVRGPAREARPFSCGGAVFEEKPVLALTPEGFPEALRENLVGAGYRRAYSVPIREAGGPVLGALTLYGRRAAPPHPTEADLLAQFADLAALLIARRQALRRLEHLAFHDGLTGLPNRARFMAVLEEACAGLAGPSRSAGGGGAFAVGVLDLDGFKLVNDAYGHAAGDGLLVTLAGRLTAALPPEVLAARMGGDEFALFVPGATLRRLGAVKRRVRAVLGTPFPLGAATVRLGGSLGWSLAPGEARTPDALLRVADGAMYGVKRVTHSARGGPQKKAPPGWEATLAGPEGLEPSTYGFGRRSGTPKPN
- a CDS encoding acyl-CoA thioesterase, whose amino-acid sequence is MTSGTPSSPRGEAESPAPLNWAAPDWTRAHRAEIQMRYGDIDAMGHLNNAVYVQYLETSRVILMGDLGVRDTEDHSVIARLELDYRREVLWGQRVVVENLVERVGRTSWTVVSRLLADGEPCAYARTVQVRVDAAHRPEPLPERVRGALAPLLVQPSAEGVAT
- a CDS encoding aminopeptidase; the encoded protein is MLPPVTRLNFEEKLRNYARLAVRVGLGVRGGQRVLVQAPVDTAPLARLIVREAYAAGASFVDVRWDDDDVQLARFSLAPEGSFDGISRWRVEAEKETAEAGGAVIAIRATNPNLYAGVDPARVTTHQRALAAYRRPYTEQVMTNRLNWNLISAPVPEWAELMFPGVSREEAVQKQWDAIFAATRADQPDPVAAWQAHLADLKRRRETLTGRQYAALHFRGGETDLTVGLADDHIWGGGAADTPLGITFTANIPTEEVWTAPHRERVDGVVVSTKPLSYNGVLIEGIRIRFEGGRVVEATARTGEETLAQMIDTDEGSHRLGEVALVPNSSPISRSGLFFFNTLYDENAASHIAIGNAYRFNVRGGVDMTVEEFNAKGGNDSLTHVDWMIGSGEMDVDGITKEGGREAVMRSGEFVI
- a CDS encoding ROK family protein, which codes for MNQASIGVDVGGTKIATGVLRAGELHDRHVQPTPETGWEGVLDAVAAQVRELQGRHPDATLVGVGVPGPLSSDRTRVKFAPNIYGFIDVPLVDGLRDRLAQRVVLENDAKAAALAEAYLGAARGTESSVYVTVSTGIGSGIVLGGKIWRGRHGIAGEIGHITVMPGGPVSGAGLDGALEAVASGTAIARDASYALNRDVSTAEAFALAAQGHPAARRVVNQAMKAIGVALADLQKILDPEVFVIGGGVASVGDPFFQGVQAAADEYAGPFAPVTIRRAQLGTDAGVIGAALAAQQG